A region from the Triticum urartu cultivar G1812 chromosome 1, Tu2.1, whole genome shotgun sequence genome encodes:
- the LOC125539191 gene encoding protein RADIALIS-like 3, whose amino-acid sequence MSSGSSSRSTSPNSDSEWSKKENKMFEQALAYYGVSAPNLWEKVASAMGGTKSAEEVRCHFQILVDDVNSIEDGRIPFPKYKTQGFWT is encoded by the coding sequence ATGTCTTCCGGGTCGTCGTCTCGGAGCACCTCCCCGAACTCCGACTCAGAGTGGAGCAAGAAGGAGAACAAGATGTTCGAGCAGGCGCTCGCCTACTACGGCGTGAGCGCCCCCAACCTCTGGGAGAAGGTGGCCAGCGCCATGGGGGGCACCAAGTCTGCCGAGGAGGTGCGCTGCCACTTCCAGATCCTTGTCGACGACGTCAACAGCATCGAGGACGGCCGCATCCCCTTCCCCAAGTACAAGACCCAAGGCTTCTGGACCTGA